From a region of the Thiomicrorhabdus sp. genome:
- the thiI gene encoding tRNA uracil 4-sulfurtransferase ThiI codes for MKFIVKLFPEIMIKGGPVKKRMINMLTDNLRTLLYRVDKEIEIKRFFDKIEVQVVEQHVDAVRRILKQTPGVEQFLEVIQYETGEDLEAIAEIVAKHKIALIDGKTFVVRAKRSGEHQITSFEIERYVGSYLFNKGNPKGVDLRNPEVKVEFELNQNILSVITKRQSGLAGFPIGTQGDVLSLMSGGFDSTVASFLTMKRGIKTHFVFFNLGGAAHEVGVKQVALYLWSQFGASHRVQFISVPFEEVIEEIFRSTHESYMGVTLKRLMIMASEKVADAMGIDALVTGESVAQVSSQTLRNLAVIDEVSNKLILRPLATMNKPEIIDIADKIGTREFAENMPEYCGVISKNPVTNASFSRMEREAGRFNYDVLETAVERSVSIAVDKIIEDVNAAAPVEVVNSPDDAIVIDIRRQTEASHSPLSIENTNIPFNELNRTFKNLDQSKEYVLYCDKGVMSQLHAQYLRDAGFENVKVYRPLVS; via the coding sequence ATGAAGTTTATTGTTAAGTTATTTCCAGAAATCATGATTAAGGGTGGCCCTGTTAAAAAACGCATGATTAATATGCTTACGGATAATTTGAGAACGCTTCTGTACAGAGTGGATAAAGAAATTGAAATTAAACGTTTCTTTGACAAGATAGAAGTTCAGGTTGTTGAACAGCATGTAGATGCTGTGCGAAGAATTTTAAAACAAACACCAGGTGTTGAGCAGTTTTTGGAAGTCATTCAATATGAAACAGGAGAGGATTTAGAAGCCATTGCTGAGATCGTTGCTAAGCATAAAATAGCTTTGATTGACGGTAAAACTTTTGTGGTCCGAGCAAAACGCAGTGGCGAACATCAAATAACTTCTTTTGAAATTGAGCGTTATGTTGGTTCTTATCTTTTTAATAAGGGGAATCCAAAGGGTGTTGATTTACGCAATCCAGAAGTTAAGGTTGAATTTGAGCTCAATCAAAATATTTTGAGTGTGATTACTAAAAGACAATCTGGCTTGGCTGGCTTTCCAATAGGTACACAAGGAGATGTTTTATCTCTAATGTCTGGTGGTTTTGACTCTACGGTAGCAAGCTTTTTAACCATGAAGCGTGGAATTAAAACCCATTTTGTCTTTTTTAATTTAGGTGGGGCAGCTCATGAAGTTGGGGTTAAGCAAGTTGCACTCTATTTATGGAGTCAATTTGGAGCTTCTCATCGTGTTCAATTTATTTCTGTGCCATTTGAAGAGGTAATAGAAGAAATCTTTAGATCAACTCACGAGAGTTATATGGGGGTAACTCTAAAAAGATTGATGATTATGGCTTCAGAAAAAGTAGCGGATGCAATGGGGATTGATGCACTTGTTACTGGAGAAAGCGTGGCTCAGGTAAGTAGTCAAACTTTACGTAATCTAGCGGTTATTGATGAGGTTTCTAATAAATTGATTTTAAGACCTCTTGCGACAATGAATAAGCCTGAAATTATTGACATAGCAGATAAAATTGGCACTCGTGAGTTTGCTGAAAATATGCCAGAGTATTGTGGCGTAATCTCTAAAAATCCAGTGACGAATGCTTCTTTTTCTAGGATGGAAAGAGAGGCTGGCAGGTTTAACTATGATGTTTTGGAAACGGCTGTAGAAAGATCCGTTAGTATTGCGGTTGATAAGATTATTGAGGATGTGAATGCTGCTGCACCTGTTGAGGTTGTTAATTCACCTGATGATGCGATAGTGATTGATATTAGGCGTCAAACAGAAGCAAGTCATTCGCCACTGTCCATTGAAAATACCAATATTCCATTTAACGAATTAAATCGAACTTTTAAAAACTTAGATCAGTCTAAAGAGTATGTTTTGTATTGTGATAAAGGGGTAATGAGCCAGTTACATGCACAGTATTTAAGAGATGCCGGCTTTGAAAATGTTAAGGTTTATCGTCCTTTGGTAAGTTAA
- a CDS encoding class 1 fructose-bisphosphatase: protein MKRLDQVLAADGVNAELELVIKDVMVACKDIAYKLGQGELAGILGATEDENVQGETQKMLDVISNDLLKDILVANPYVRGVGSEEEDYTIAANADGKYLVTFDPLDGSSNIDVNLSVGTIFSVLEAQDNTPGDNQEVFLQNGRKQVAAGYVLYGPSSLLVMTTGKGVNLFTLDTNIGEFVLTKEALEIPEDTAEFAINMSNQRFWEPEMKQYIDDCLQGEEGPLGKRYNMRWVASMVAEVHRILIRGGIFMYPYDSRDPSKAGKLRLMYEGNPMSMIVEQAGGASSTGRMDIMDVQPEGIHDRVPVVLGSKNEVAKVVAYHNK, encoded by the coding sequence ATGAAAAGATTAGATCAAGTACTAGCTGCTGATGGTGTAAATGCTGAATTAGAGCTTGTTATCAAAGACGTAATGGTTGCATGTAAAGACATCGCATACAAACTAGGTCAAGGTGAGTTAGCTGGTATTTTAGGAGCAACTGAAGACGAAAACGTACAAGGTGAAACACAAAAGATGTTAGATGTTATCTCTAACGATCTTCTTAAAGACATCTTAGTTGCTAACCCATATGTTCGTGGTGTTGGTTCTGAAGAAGAAGACTACACCATCGCTGCTAACGCAGATGGTAAATACCTTGTTACTTTTGACCCATTAGACGGTTCTTCAAACATCGACGTTAACCTTTCTGTTGGTACTATCTTTTCAGTTTTAGAAGCTCAAGATAATACTCCAGGTGACAACCAAGAAGTATTCTTACAGAATGGTCGTAAGCAAGTAGCTGCTGGTTATGTTCTTTACGGACCATCTTCTTTGTTAGTAATGACAACAGGCAAAGGTGTTAACTTATTCACTTTAGATACAAACATTGGTGAATTCGTTCTAACTAAAGAAGCATTAGAAATCCCTGAAGATACTGCTGAATTTGCTATCAACATGTCTAACCAGCGTTTCTGGGAACCTGAAATGAAGCAGTATATTGATGACTGTTTACAGGGTGAAGAAGGTCCTTTAGGTAAGCGTTACAACATGCGTTGGGTTGCTTCTATGGTTGCAGAAGTTCACCGTATTCTTATCCGTGGTGGTATCTTCATGTACCCATACGACAGCCGCGATCCGTCAAAAGCTGGTAAACTTCGTCTAATGTACGAAGGTAACCCAATGTCTATGATTGTTGAACAAGCTGGTGGTGCATCTTCAACAGGTCGTATGGACATTATGGATGTTCAACCTGAAGGTATTCATGACCGTGTACCAGTTGTACTTGGTTCTAAAAATGAAGTGGCTAAAGTTGTGGCTTACCACAATAAATAA
- the ppa gene encoding inorganic diphosphatase produces MGYSAVPAGKDVPNDVNVIIEIPAFAAPIKYEVDKDTDLVWVDRLQGATMSYPANYGYINDTLSDDGDPVDVLVVTPHPLMVGSVIRCRPIGIFKMTDDGGEDAKVIAVPVDKLTPIYSKIEKVEDIPLLKEQVEHFFSHYKDLEPGKWVKVDGWGDIEAAREEILNGVKAYQAK; encoded by the coding sequence ATGGGATATTCAGCAGTTCCTGCCGGTAAAGACGTTCCTAATGACGTAAACGTTATTATTGAAATTCCTGCTTTTGCAGCACCAATTAAATACGAAGTAGATAAAGATACTGACCTTGTATGGGTTGACCGTTTACAAGGTGCAACCATGTCTTACCCAGCTAACTACGGCTACATTAATGACACCCTATCTGACGATGGTGATCCAGTTGACGTTTTAGTTGTGACGCCGCATCCATTAATGGTTGGCTCTGTAATTCGTTGTCGCCCAATCGGAATTTTTAAAATGACGGATGACGGTGGTGAAGACGCAAAAGTGATTGCCGTTCCAGTAGATAAACTAACGCCAATCTACTCTAAAATAGAGAAAGTAGAAGATATTCCTCTTTTAAAAGAGCAAGTTGAACATTTCTTTAGCCACTATAAAGATCTTGAACCAGGTAAATGGGTAAAAGTTGATGGTTGGGGAGATATTGAAGCCGCTCGTGAAGAAATTTTGAATGGTGTAAAAGCTTACCAAGCAAAATAA
- the ppc gene encoding phosphoenolpyruvate carboxylase produces MAADIRDKQLRARVKLLGIVLGKVITSQVGEDTYNSIEKLRKGYISLQKIDNPELRQELTAFIESRSADELNLIIRAFNLYFSLVNLAEEEHHYHERQSQLKSDGPLWMGSVLNTVGEFKEQGMDANQVQELLNKLHYIPVFTAHPTESKRRSVMDNLRRIFLDIGTLNEADAYNNEYVKESLYQQLESQIQVLWQTDEVRRQKPTVEDEIRNGIYYFRKSLFDAVPTVYRYMERALSKHYPEAEIKTPNFLTFGSWIGGDRDGNPFVTHDTTIKALLLQSRAVIYEYKKRIFDLSSKLTHSRYLCNISQEIINRSTIVDADLIEAVFKKRPERFKDEPYRRFLYLMEGRLSKNLQYIEAWLNDEKKDKSSFAYTSEDELLEDLELIYTSLCNHGDENVANEELQDLIRLVKTFGFYLMRLDIRQESNVHSDAVADLLSHLEIDYKKLSETEKLDLLAKHVASATIIDTQHLELDKMTTEVLEVFNVIREMRKEISPKAFNNYVISMTHEASHVMEVLFLAHQAGLAGYNSGKPYCDIEIAPLFETIEDLEQIVPVTQALFENATYKALLQASGNQQEIMLGYSDSAKDGGNLSSAWSLYQAQQQIMKLADAHGVDCRLFHGRGGTVGRGGGPTHFAILSQPTGTVRGSIKFTEQGEVLSYKYSNSETAMYELSLGVTGLMKASTCLVSDIKEDHPKYLETMKTLAKDGEHCFRELTDHTKGFFEFFYEATPVTEIGLLNIGSRPSHRKKGNLSKSSIRAIPWIFGWAQARLTFPAWQGTGYALDNWINQHSDAELKEMHENWPFFRALLSNIQMALFKTDLTIGKEYSKLGQNQEDAQKIYNMISEEHKRAVKRILEITGNEYLMAETPTIALSLKRRNPYLVPLNNIQIALLARYKAVDATDEERDIWLTPLLNSINAIAAGMRNTG; encoded by the coding sequence ATGGCAGCTGATATTCGTGATAAGCAGTTAAGGGCACGTGTTAAACTTCTAGGGATTGTCCTTGGAAAAGTAATCACTTCACAAGTAGGTGAAGATACATATAACTCGATTGAAAAACTTCGTAAAGGTTATATAAGTTTACAAAAAATTGATAATCCAGAATTACGCCAAGAACTTACCGCATTCATTGAGTCTAGAAGTGCAGATGAATTAAATCTAATCATTCGTGCATTTAACTTGTACTTTAGCTTAGTTAACCTAGCTGAAGAAGAACATCACTACCATGAAAGACAAAGCCAGCTAAAATCAGATGGCCCTCTATGGATGGGTTCTGTATTAAATACCGTTGGTGAATTTAAAGAACAAGGCATGGATGCCAATCAAGTTCAAGAACTACTGAACAAACTTCACTATATTCCAGTTTTTACCGCTCACCCTACTGAATCAAAACGCCGTTCAGTTATGGATAATCTAAGAAGAATCTTCTTGGATATCGGTACACTAAATGAAGCGGATGCATACAACAACGAGTATGTAAAAGAATCTCTATATCAACAGCTAGAATCACAAATTCAAGTGCTTTGGCAAACTGACGAAGTACGCCGTCAAAAACCTACTGTCGAAGATGAAATCCGTAACGGTATTTACTATTTCCGTAAATCATTATTTGATGCTGTACCAACCGTTTATCGCTATATGGAGCGTGCCTTATCTAAACACTATCCAGAAGCTGAAATTAAAACACCAAACTTCTTAACCTTTGGTTCTTGGATTGGTGGTGACCGAGATGGTAACCCTTTTGTTACTCACGACACAACAATCAAAGCCCTTCTTCTTCAGTCTCGTGCCGTAATCTATGAATATAAAAAACGTATATTTGATTTAAGTTCTAAGCTTACCCACTCTCGCTATTTATGTAACATTTCACAAGAAATCATTAACCGCTCTACGATTGTGGATGCTGACTTAATTGAAGCCGTTTTCAAAAAACGTCCTGAACGTTTTAAAGATGAACCTTACCGTCGTTTCCTATATTTAATGGAAGGCCGCCTAAGTAAAAACCTTCAATATATAGAAGCCTGGTTAAATGATGAGAAAAAAGACAAATCTTCTTTTGCCTACACCTCAGAAGATGAACTTTTAGAAGATTTAGAGCTCATTTACACTTCATTGTGTAACCATGGCGATGAAAACGTCGCCAATGAAGAGCTACAAGACTTAATTCGTTTAGTGAAAACATTTGGTTTTTACTTAATGCGCTTAGATATTCGTCAAGAATCTAATGTACATAGTGATGCTGTTGCCGACCTTCTTTCTCACCTAGAGATCGACTATAAGAAGTTAAGTGAAACTGAAAAGTTAGACCTGCTCGCTAAGCATGTCGCTTCTGCAACTATTATCGACACTCAACATCTCGAATTAGACAAGATGACCACTGAGGTACTTGAAGTATTTAATGTGATTCGTGAGATGCGTAAAGAGATTAGTCCAAAAGCCTTTAACAACTATGTTATCTCAATGACTCACGAAGCAAGTCATGTTATGGAAGTGTTATTCTTGGCACACCAAGCAGGACTAGCAGGTTACAACTCTGGTAAACCGTATTGCGATATTGAAATTGCACCTCTTTTTGAAACCATAGAAGATCTAGAACAAATCGTACCAGTAACCCAAGCTCTATTTGAAAACGCAACTTATAAAGCACTTCTACAAGCATCTGGTAACCAACAAGAAATTATGTTGGGTTATTCTGATTCAGCGAAAGATGGCGGTAACCTATCTTCAGCATGGAGTTTATACCAAGCTCAACAACAAATTATGAAGTTAGCCGATGCTCACGGCGTTGACTGTCGATTATTCCACGGTCGTGGTGGGACAGTTGGTCGTGGTGGAGGCCCTACTCACTTTGCTATTCTTTCTCAGCCAACAGGTACCGTTCGTGGTTCGATTAAGTTTACCGAACAAGGTGAAGTACTTTCTTATAAATACAGCAATTCAGAAACCGCAATGTATGAATTGTCTTTAGGGGTTACAGGCTTAATGAAAGCCAGTACATGTCTAGTGTCTGACATTAAAGAAGATCATCCTAAATATCTAGAAACGATGAAGACTTTAGCTAAAGATGGTGAACATTGTTTCAGAGAATTAACTGATCACACTAAAGGATTCTTTGAGTTTTTCTATGAAGCGACTCCTGTTACTGAAATTGGTTTACTTAATATTGGATCACGTCCGTCGCACCGTAAAAAAGGCAACCTTTCTAAATCATCAATTCGTGCAATTCCGTGGATTTTTGGATGGGCTCAAGCTCGTCTTACCTTCCCTGCGTGGCAAGGAACAGGATATGCACTTGATAATTGGATAAACCAACATAGTGATGCAGAACTTAAAGAGATGCACGAAAATTGGCCTTTCTTTAGAGCATTATTAAGCAATATTCAGATGGCGTTATTCAAAACCGATTTAACCATTGGTAAAGAGTACAGCAAACTTGGTCAAAACCAAGAAGATGCACAAAAAATCTATAATATGATTTCTGAAGAACATAAACGTGCAGTAAAACGCATTTTAGAAATTACCGGTAATGAATACCTAATGGCCGAAACACCTACAATTGCCCTCTCTCTTAAGAGACGCAACCCATATTTGGTGCCATTAAACAATATTCAAATAGCCCTACTTGCTCGTTACAAAGCCGTAGATGCAACCGATGAAGAACGTGATATTTGGTTAACACCTCTACTTAACAGCATTAATGCTATTGCTGCTGGTATGCGTAATACAGGGTAA
- the panD gene encoding aspartate 1-decarboxylase, which produces MQVTLLKSKLHRVTTTHAELDYEGSCAIDGHLLDVAGIREYEQIQIYNVNNGERFTTYAIRAEDNSGIISVNGAAAHKANPQDLLIIATYASMDEAEADNFKPKLVYFNEKNEITHTRNTIPTQMADVSKAS; this is translated from the coding sequence ATGCAAGTTACACTACTAAAATCGAAATTACATCGTGTTACAACCACTCATGCCGAACTCGATTATGAAGGTTCTTGTGCCATTGATGGGCATCTGTTAGATGTAGCTGGCATTCGTGAGTACGAACAAATTCAAATATATAACGTGAATAATGGCGAACGCTTTACCACATATGCGATTCGTGCTGAAGATAATAGCGGTATCATTTCTGTGAACGGTGCTGCAGCTCATAAAGCTAATCCACAAGACTTATTGATTATTGCTACCTATGCTTCTATGGATGAAGCAGAAGCGGATAACTTTAAGCCGAAGTTAGTCTATTTCAATGAAAAGAATGAGATTACACATACACGTAATACCATCCCAACACAGATGGCAGATGTCTCTAAAGCCAGCTAA
- a CDS encoding flagellar motor protein MotB, which translates to MARKAKGGPAWLATFADLMSLLMALFVLLYAMSSADVPKYKAVVESLSEALGNGSELTPEQEQFFQSLQLSMDTESKKTQQPKPEPKITQQTIIDNLQPLYKSLIKTYSEAGKNSEIKINYDKENNQIRLVFPEQIAFDPGSADLKQRFIVLLKKFFQFRDEKVALQVVGHTDSQPISGGRFKSNWELSSARAASVIEQLVSDNAIRPEQAQAIGLADTQPVSTGTTEEDYAKNRRVEILITPEKFRPK; encoded by the coding sequence GTGGCGAGGAAGGCTAAAGGTGGCCCTGCTTGGTTGGCAACTTTTGCAGACTTAATGTCTCTGTTAATGGCTTTGTTTGTTCTGCTATATGCAATGTCTAGTGCCGACGTGCCAAAATATAAAGCAGTAGTTGAATCTTTGAGTGAAGCACTGGGTAATGGAAGTGAGCTTACTCCAGAACAAGAGCAGTTTTTTCAATCTCTCCAGCTTTCTATGGATACGGAATCTAAAAAAACTCAGCAACCAAAACCTGAACCGAAAATCACTCAGCAAACAATCATTGATAACTTGCAACCGCTTTATAAAAGTTTGATTAAGACCTATTCGGAAGCGGGCAAAAATAGTGAAATTAAAATTAATTATGACAAAGAAAATAATCAAATCAGATTAGTTTTTCCTGAACAAATAGCCTTTGATCCAGGAAGTGCAGATTTAAAACAACGTTTTATTGTGCTGTTAAAAAAGTTTTTTCAGTTTAGGGATGAAAAGGTAGCATTACAGGTTGTTGGACATACTGATAGCCAACCAATTTCAGGCGGTCGTTTTAAGTCAAATTGGGAGCTTTCAAGTGCTAGAGCGGCAAGTGTTATTGAACAGTTGGTCAGTGATAATGCGATTAGGCCAGAGCAGGCTCAAGCAATTGGTTTGGCAGATACTCAACCGGTTTCTACGGGCACAACGGAAGAAGATTATGCTAAAAACAGACGGGTAGAAATCTTAATTACACCAGAAAAGTTTAGACCCAAATAG
- a CDS encoding motility protein A gives MSFSTLIGLVAGIAIVLMAMAMGSSIGMFINLPGMMIVVGGTVAATMIRYSMADSFKAIGMSFSVLKVSSEVRDFNELVDITEDLLRIVRSKGVLAMESYEVNNYFYQTGVRMIVDGYSLDLVKQTLREKNKLLIEKAETSAGVFRSVGDAAPAFGMIGTLVGLIQMLSNLSDPSAIGPAMAVAMLTTLYGAMIANLFALPVADKIESWVQNESERELLIIEAIDSIGQGHNPSVMRDLLAPYLQMNKKVKDRGEEG, from the coding sequence ATGAGTTTTTCGACATTAATTGGTTTAGTCGCTGGTATTGCTATTGTTCTCATGGCCATGGCTATGGGTTCGTCTATTGGTATGTTTATTAACCTACCAGGCATGATGATTGTTGTGGGTGGTACGGTTGCCGCGACCATGATTCGCTACTCTATGGCTGATAGTTTTAAAGCCATAGGCATGTCTTTTAGTGTGTTAAAAGTCTCTTCAGAAGTAAGAGATTTTAATGAACTGGTTGATATTACCGAAGACCTGTTACGCATAGTCAGAAGTAAAGGTGTGTTGGCTATGGAGAGTTACGAAGTCAACAATTACTTTTATCAAACAGGTGTAAGAATGATTGTTGATGGTTATTCTTTAGACTTGGTTAAACAGACATTAAGGGAAAAAAATAAACTCCTCATAGAGAAAGCAGAGACGAGTGCTGGTGTTTTTCGCTCTGTTGGTGATGCTGCACCAGCATTTGGAATGATAGGGACTCTGGTTGGGTTAATACAAATGTTGTCTAACTTAAGTGATCCTTCTGCCATTGGACCAGCAATGGCAGTGGCCATGTTAACAACTCTTTATGGAGCGATGATTGCCAATCTGTTTGCTTTGCCTGTTGCCGATAAAATTGAGTCTTGGGTGCAAAATGAATCAGAAAGAGAGCTATTAATTATTGAAGCAATTGATAGCATTGGTCAGGGACACAACCCATCAGTAATGCGTGACTTATTAGCCCCTTATCTGCAAATGAATAAAAAGGTGAAAGATCGTGGCGAGGAAGGCTAA
- the panC gene encoding pantoate--beta-alanine ligase: MNCMQILEQVKPLRVQVSEWKKLGYSIGFVPTMGNLHNGHLSLVKMAQQKCDKVVVSIFVNPMQFGPNEDFATYPRTFESDQKKLADMQVDAVFYPSVDEIYPKGINQTSVHVPTDLTGLLEGATRPGHFDGVTTVVCKLFNMVQPDKAIFGQKDYQQLVVIKAMVDDLALPIDIISAPIGRDIDGLALSSRNQYLSAEQRKIAPKLQTLLQDIATAIQSGNNAFIDLCNTASQSLLAEGFDQVDYIQVCDADTLLPVKSFDKNLVILGVARLGNTRLLDNILLIK; the protein is encoded by the coding sequence ATGAATTGTATGCAAATCTTAGAACAAGTTAAGCCACTACGAGTTCAGGTATCAGAATGGAAAAAATTAGGTTATTCCATTGGCTTTGTACCGACTATGGGGAATTTGCATAATGGTCATCTTAGCTTGGTTAAAATGGCTCAACAGAAGTGCGACAAGGTCGTGGTGAGTATTTTTGTAAACCCAATGCAATTTGGGCCTAATGAAGACTTTGCAACTTATCCTAGAACGTTTGAGTCTGACCAAAAAAAATTGGCTGATATGCAGGTTGATGCGGTTTTTTATCCGAGTGTGGATGAAATATATCCAAAAGGAATTAATCAAACTAGTGTTCATGTGCCAACCGATTTGACAGGCCTGTTAGAGGGGGCTACCAGGCCTGGACATTTTGATGGTGTTACAACCGTTGTTTGTAAACTATTTAATATGGTGCAGCCTGATAAAGCTATTTTTGGCCAAAAAGATTACCAGCAACTAGTGGTTATAAAAGCAATGGTGGATGATTTGGCACTGCCAATTGACATTATTTCAGCTCCTATTGGTCGAGATATAGACGGATTAGCCCTTAGTTCAAGAAACCAATACTTGTCTGCAGAGCAACGTAAAATTGCCCCTAAACTGCAAACTTTATTACAAGATATCGCTACTGCAATTCAATCCGGAAATAACGCTTTTATTGATTTGTGTAATACGGCAAGTCAGAGTTTGTTAGCAGAAGGATTTGATCAAGTTGACTATATACAGGTTTGTGATGCCGATACTTTATTGCCTGTAAAATCCTTTGATAAAAACCTAGTTATTCTTGGCGTTGCTAGATTAGGAAACACGCGATTATTGGACAATATATTGCTAATAAAATAA
- the panB gene encoding 3-methyl-2-oxobutanoate hydroxymethyltransferase codes for MSITLSKLKKMHQEGNKIACLTAYDASFSHWVSQAGVEVILVGDSLGMVVQGHTTTLPVTLDDMVYHTKMVQRGNHQAWCIADLPFMSDTTVEQTLKSAARLMKEAGANMVKLEGGNRVINAVSALSEIGVPVCGHLGLLPQSVEKHGYKVQGKDDSSAERLRKEALQLQEAGMDMLVLECVPQSLAKEITEALSIPVIGIGSGLYTSGQVLVLNDILGITVGNTPKFSKNFMEQADSIQEALASYVREVKNAEFPSQEYLVG; via the coding sequence ATGTCAATCACTCTTTCCAAACTAAAAAAAATGCATCAAGAAGGTAACAAAATTGCGTGTTTAACTGCGTATGATGCAAGCTTTTCCCATTGGGTTTCTCAAGCTGGTGTAGAGGTAATTTTGGTGGGTGACTCTTTAGGCATGGTTGTGCAAGGGCATACAACAACTTTACCCGTTACTTTAGATGACATGGTTTATCACACAAAAATGGTTCAGAGAGGAAATCACCAGGCCTGGTGTATTGCTGATTTACCGTTTATGTCTGATACCACTGTAGAGCAAACCCTTAAAAGTGCCGCCCGTCTAATGAAAGAGGCGGGGGCAAATATGGTAAAACTAGAAGGTGGAAATCGAGTCATTAATGCGGTATCTGCTTTGTCTGAAATTGGTGTTCCTGTTTGTGGGCATCTTGGTCTTTTGCCTCAGTCAGTAGAAAAACACGGTTATAAAGTGCAAGGTAAAGATGATTCTTCTGCAGAGCGTTTGCGTAAAGAGGCATTGCAGCTTCAAGAAGCTGGTATGGATATGTTAGTACTTGAGTGTGTGCCACAATCATTAGCAAAAGAAATTACTGAGGCTTTGTCGATTCCTGTTATAGGAATTGGTTCAGGTCTGTATACGAGTGGTCAAGTATTGGTTTTGAATGATATTTTAGGTATTACCGTGGGTAACACACCAAAGTTTTCTAAAAACTTTATGGAACAAGCCGACTCTATTCAAGAGGCTTTAGCTAGTTATGTCCGCGAGGTAAAAAATGCAGAGTTTCCTTCACAAGAGTATTTAGTCGGCTAA
- the folK gene encoding 2-amino-4-hydroxy-6-hydroxymethyldihydropteridine diphosphokinase, producing the protein MSNNTIYLGLGSNLANPVEQLKKALKSISVLPKTHLDQCSSFYGSKPLGPQDQPDFVNAVCKIQSELSPQELLLSLQKIEQEQGRIKKRHWGERVIDLDILLYGEQLIETETLIVPHSQIALRDFVLVPLAEISPGLVIPGKGLVTDLLDNLDESYLMTLN; encoded by the coding sequence ATGTCTAACAATACTATTTATCTTGGACTGGGTAGCAACCTTGCTAACCCAGTTGAGCAATTAAAAAAAGCTTTAAAATCTATTTCGGTATTGCCTAAAACTCACCTCGATCAGTGTTCCTCTTTTTATGGTTCAAAACCTTTGGGCCCGCAAGATCAACCAGATTTTGTAAATGCAGTATGTAAAATCCAATCTGAATTATCGCCTCAAGAATTGTTGCTTTCATTGCAAAAAATAGAGCAAGAACAAGGGCGAATAAAAAAACGTCATTGGGGTGAGCGAGTGATTGATTTAGATATCTTGCTTTATGGCGAGCAACTCATTGAAACCGAGACTTTAATCGTGCCGCATTCTCAAATTGCTTTACGAGATTTTGTTCTGGTACCACTAGCAGAAATTTCTCCAGGCCTGGTCATTCCTGGTAAAGGTTTAGTTACAGATTTGTTAGATAATCTTGATGAGTCTTATCTTATGACTCTTAATTAG